A stretch of the Streptomyces sp. WMMB303 genome encodes the following:
- the mreC gene encoding rod shape-determining protein MreC yields the protein MRDTRESRLLLVLLIAIAFALITVDLRGGEQSPLDGARRSAASVLGPVENGMASAVDPVGNAVAAVRDSGARHDRLSRLEQENAALRQKLGSSDRNRARAKELDKLLKTAGAGGYGVKGAQVVAIGAAQGFSWTVTIDAGREDGLRRDMTVLNGDGLVGRLTTVGPSTSTVLLANDPDFTVGTRMEKSNELGFATGRGGNALSVQLLNGKAKVKKGDRLVTFGSSDDKPFVPGVPVGEVTKINRHQGDLTRTVQVRPYVGFTRLDVVGIVVKPPRKDPRNEVLKSKKPPKPKPAPTVTVTKTPGATSSPRS from the coding sequence GTGAGGGACACACGAGAAAGCCGGCTGCTGCTCGTCCTGCTGATCGCCATCGCGTTCGCACTGATCACGGTGGACCTCAGAGGGGGCGAGCAGTCTCCGCTCGACGGAGCGCGGCGGTCCGCCGCCTCCGTCCTTGGCCCGGTAGAGAACGGTATGGCCTCGGCCGTCGACCCCGTCGGCAACGCTGTCGCAGCCGTCCGCGACTCGGGTGCCCGCCACGACAGACTCAGCCGACTGGAGCAGGAGAACGCGGCGCTGCGGCAGAAGCTCGGCTCCAGCGACCGCAACCGGGCCCGGGCCAAGGAACTGGACAAGCTCCTCAAGACCGCCGGGGCGGGCGGCTACGGCGTCAAGGGCGCCCAGGTCGTCGCGATCGGCGCGGCCCAGGGATTCTCCTGGACCGTCACCATCGACGCGGGCCGGGAGGACGGGCTGCGCCGCGACATGACCGTGCTGAACGGCGACGGACTGGTCGGCCGGCTGACCACGGTCGGGCCCTCCACCTCCACCGTGCTGCTGGCCAACGACCCCGACTTCACCGTCGGCACCCGGATGGAGAAGAGCAACGAGCTGGGCTTCGCCACCGGGCGCGGCGGCAACGCACTCTCCGTCCAGCTCCTCAACGGCAAGGCCAAGGTGAAGAAGGGCGACCGGCTGGTCACCTTCGGCTCCAGCGACGACAAGCCGTTCGTCCCCGGCGTGCCGGTCGGCGAGGTCACCAAGATCAACCGGCACCAGGGCGACCTCACCCGGACGGTACAGGTGCGGCCCTACGTGGGCTTCACCCGACTGGACGTGGTCGGCATCGTCGTCAAGCCGCCGCGCAAGGACCCGCGCAACGAGGTCCTCAAGTCCAAGAAGCCCCCGAAGCCCAAGCCCGCCCCCACGGTGACCGTCACCAAGACGCCCGGCGCCACCTCCTCGCCCAGGAGCTGA
- the ndk gene encoding nucleoside-diphosphate kinase, which translates to MTQRTLVILKPDAVARGLVGEIIGRIERKAGWTIAALELRTLERAALEQHYAEHEGRPFYPPLMEFMASGPSVVAIIEGERVIEGVRALAGPTDPIAAPAGSVRGDFGTIVRENLIHASDSEESAAREMKIFFPRFS; encoded by the coding sequence ATGACCCAGCGCACCCTCGTCATCCTCAAGCCCGATGCCGTCGCACGCGGTCTGGTGGGCGAGATCATCGGCCGTATCGAGCGCAAGGCGGGGTGGACGATCGCGGCGCTGGAGCTGCGTACGCTGGAGCGGGCCGCGCTGGAGCAGCACTACGCGGAGCACGAGGGCCGCCCCTTCTACCCGCCGCTGATGGAGTTCATGGCCTCCGGCCCGTCCGTCGTGGCGATCATCGAGGGCGAACGGGTGATCGAGGGAGTGCGGGCGCTGGCCGGGCCGACCGACCCGATCGCGGCCCCCGCCGGGTCCGTGCGCGGAGATTTCGGCACCATTGTGCGGGAGAATCTGATCCACGCCTCGGACTCGGAGGAGTCGGCCGCGCGGGAGATGAAGATCTTCTTCCCCCGATTCTCCTGA
- a CDS encoding TIGR03960 family B12-binding radical SAM protein has translation MPVESVFPQLEALLPHVQKPIQYVGGELNSTVKDWDATDVRWALMYPDAYEVGLPNQGVMILYEVLNEREGVLAERTYSVWPDLEKLMREHDVPQFTVDAHRPVGAFDVLGVSFSTELGYTNLLTALDLSGIPLHARDRTEDHPIVMAGGHAAFNPEPVADFLDVAVIGDGEQAVLEVTEIIRAWKAEGRPGGRDELLLRLAKTGGVYVPRFYDVEYLADGRISRVVPNRSGVPWRVSKHTVMDLDEWPYPKQPLVPLAETVHERMSVEIFRGCTRGCRFCQAGMITRPVRERSITGIGEMVDKGLKNTGFEEVGLLSLSSADHSEIGDVAKGLADRYEEDKVGLSLPSTRVDAFNIDLANELTRNGRRSGLTFAPEGGSERIRKVINKMVSEEDLIRTVATAYGNGWRQVKLYFMCGLPTETDEDVLQIADMATRVIAKGREVAGSNDIRCTVSIGGFVPKPHTPFQWAPQLSPEETDARLAKLRDAIRGDKKYGRSIGFRYHDGKPGIVEGLLSRGDRRLGAVIREVYERGGRFDGWREYFSYDLWMESAAEALRGADVDVDWYTTRERSYEEVLPWDHLDSGLDKDWLWEDWQDALDETEVPDCRWDPCFDCGVCPQFDTWPQLSDSGKKLLPLTVKKSS, from the coding sequence ATGCCCGTCGAGTCGGTCTTCCCCCAGCTAGAGGCCCTCCTCCCGCACGTCCAGAAGCCGATCCAGTACGTGGGCGGCGAGCTGAACTCCACCGTCAAGGACTGGGACGCGACGGACGTCCGCTGGGCGCTGATGTATCCGGACGCCTACGAGGTGGGTCTGCCCAACCAGGGCGTCATGATCCTCTACGAGGTGCTCAACGAGCGTGAGGGTGTGCTGGCCGAGCGCACCTACAGCGTCTGGCCCGACCTGGAGAAGCTGATGCGGGAGCACGACGTCCCGCAGTTCACCGTCGACGCGCACCGCCCGGTCGGCGCCTTCGACGTGCTCGGCGTCTCCTTCTCCACCGAGTTGGGCTACACCAACCTGCTGACCGCCCTCGACCTCTCCGGCATCCCGCTCCACGCCCGGGACCGCACCGAGGATCACCCGATCGTGATGGCGGGCGGCCACGCCGCGTTCAACCCGGAGCCCGTCGCCGACTTCCTGGACGTCGCGGTGATCGGTGACGGCGAGCAGGCCGTGCTGGAGGTCACCGAGATCATCCGGGCCTGGAAGGCCGAGGGGCGCCCCGGCGGACGGGACGAGCTGCTGCTGCGGCTCGCGAAGACCGGCGGGGTGTACGTGCCGCGCTTCTACGACGTCGAGTACCTGGCCGACGGCCGGATCTCCCGCGTCGTGCCGAACCGCTCCGGCGTCCCGTGGCGGGTGAGCAAGCACACCGTGATGGACCTGGACGAGTGGCCCTACCCCAAGCAGCCGCTGGTCCCGCTCGCGGAGACCGTCCACGAGCGGATGTCGGTGGAGATCTTCCGCGGCTGCACCCGCGGCTGCCGCTTCTGCCAGGCGGGCATGATCACCCGGCCGGTCCGGGAGCGCTCCATCACCGGCATCGGCGAGATGGTCGACAAGGGCCTCAAGAACACCGGATTCGAGGAGGTGGGACTGCTCTCCCTCTCCTCGGCCGACCACAGCGAGATCGGTGACGTCGCCAAGGGCCTCGCCGACCGGTACGAGGAGGACAAGGTCGGTCTGTCCCTGCCCTCCACCCGCGTCGACGCCTTCAACATCGACCTGGCCAACGAGCTGACCCGCAACGGCCGCCGCTCCGGCCTCACCTTCGCCCCCGAGGGTGGCAGCGAGCGCATCCGCAAGGTCATCAACAAGATGGTCTCCGAGGAGGATCTGATCCGCACGGTCGCCACCGCCTACGGCAACGGCTGGCGCCAGGTGAAGCTCTACTTCATGTGCGGACTGCCCACCGAGACCGACGAGGACGTCCTGCAGATCGCCGACATGGCCACCCGCGTCATCGCCAAGGGCCGCGAGGTCGCCGGCTCCAACGACATCCGCTGCACCGTCTCCATCGGCGGCTTCGTCCCCAAGCCGCACACCCCCTTCCAGTGGGCGCCGCAGCTCTCGCCGGAGGAGACCGACGCGCGGCTGGCCAAGCTGCGCGACGCGATCCGCGGGGACAAGAAGTACGGCCGCTCCATCGGCTTCCGCTACCACGACGGCAAGCCGGGCATCGTCGAGGGCCTGCTCTCCCGCGGCGACCGCCGCCTCGGTGCGGTGATCCGCGAGGTCTACGAGCGCGGCGGCCGGTTCGACGGCTGGCGCGAGTACTTCTCCTACGACCTGTGGATGGAGTCGGCCGCCGAGGCACTGCGTGGCGCGGACGTCGACGTCGACTGGTACACCACCCGCGAGCGCTCCTACGAGGAGGTGCTCCCCTGGGACCACCTCGACTCCGGCCTGGACAAGGACTGGCTCTGGGAGGACTGGCAGGACGCCCTCGACGAGACCGAGGTCCCGGACTGCCGCTGGGACCCCTGCTTCGACTGCGGCGTGTGTCCTCAATTCGATACATGGCCACAACTGAGCGACAGCGGTAAGAAGCTGCTTCCGCTGACGGTCAAGAAGTCTTCGTGA
- the mrdA gene encoding penicillin-binding protein 2: MTNIPETGRSSRVTIRLVAIQILVLSLLLTLGGRLWYLQIRNGDEYQKEAKGNHVQQVVEPATRGSILDARGVPIADNETRLVVSASRTELMKQDDDGKAVLERLAKVLGMSPKTVEEKVRLCNAETPQPCWNGSPYQPIPVTDDAEPKQALQIRERSEDFPGITAEPAAVRRYPAPHGADTSQVLGYLSPVTDEEIEEAKDTDSPFLASDEVGRNGLERAYDSELRGSSGVTRYEVDNLGRVMGEAERDKARPGSNLITSIDSRLQAVAEKQLDKAMKDARKKFDENTGRNYKADAGAVVVMENKTGRVVSMASNPEYDPNAWVGGISGKEYAKLTGKKSNYPLLNRAIQGLAAPGSIFKVISTSAAVKAGYPFDGRYNCSSDFEVGGQVFKNYESESFGGINLGRALEVSCDTVFYRLAYKEWKKDGGNLPKKGAKDWFYKTAHQFGLGEKTGIDIPNEVEGRVPDRQWKKDYWKANKDAWCKQADNAGDDPSYAEKIAKENCVSGMKMRAGDSVNYSIGQGDTLVTPIQMATIYAALGNGGTLHDPTIGKAVVSPDGKSVKKIEPQAHGKLPVSDKTLGKIDKGLQGVATHGTAAWRFGEAGWPQNKIKIRAKTGTAEVAGKQTTSWLATYTDDFTVVMTISQGGTGSGASGPAVREIYNAMYGVGSDGGIDKKKALLPKPQTKLPKIDKDGAIVAQRDKRPADDPSKSPSASPSGQGPSTAPPGETPETRREGEAARNEGEQQQRRRDGAQQAGATRESAGGGRP, translated from the coding sequence GTGACCAACATTCCCGAGACCGGCCGCTCCTCCCGCGTCACCATCCGGCTGGTCGCCATTCAGATCCTGGTGCTGTCGCTGCTGCTGACGCTGGGCGGCCGGCTGTGGTATCTCCAGATCCGCAACGGCGACGAATACCAGAAGGAGGCCAAGGGCAACCACGTCCAGCAGGTCGTCGAACCCGCCACCCGCGGCTCGATCCTGGACGCGCGGGGCGTGCCGATCGCCGACAACGAGACCCGCCTGGTGGTCTCGGCATCCCGCACCGAGCTGATGAAGCAGGACGACGACGGCAAGGCCGTCCTGGAACGGCTCGCCAAGGTCCTGGGCATGTCGCCCAAGACGGTCGAGGAGAAGGTGCGGCTGTGCAACGCGGAGACTCCGCAGCCGTGCTGGAACGGCTCCCCCTACCAGCCGATCCCGGTCACCGACGACGCCGAGCCCAAGCAGGCTCTGCAGATCCGGGAGCGCTCCGAGGACTTCCCCGGGATCACCGCCGAGCCGGCGGCCGTCCGCCGCTACCCGGCCCCGCACGGCGCCGACACCTCGCAGGTGCTCGGCTACCTCTCGCCGGTCACCGACGAGGAGATCGAGGAGGCCAAGGACACCGACTCGCCGTTCCTGGCCTCCGACGAGGTCGGCCGTAACGGCCTGGAGCGGGCCTACGACAGCGAACTGCGCGGTTCCTCGGGCGTCACCCGCTACGAGGTGGACAACCTCGGACGCGTGATGGGCGAGGCCGAACGGGACAAGGCCCGCCCCGGCTCGAACCTGATCACCTCGATCGACTCGCGGCTCCAGGCCGTGGCCGAGAAGCAGTTGGACAAGGCGATGAAGGACGCCCGCAAGAAGTTCGACGAGAACACCGGCCGCAACTACAAGGCCGACGCGGGTGCCGTCGTGGTGATGGAGAACAAGACGGGGCGGGTCGTCTCCATGGCCTCCAACCCCGAGTACGACCCCAACGCCTGGGTCGGCGGGATCTCCGGCAAGGAGTACGCGAAGCTCACCGGGAAGAAGTCCAACTACCCGCTGCTCAACCGCGCGATCCAGGGCCTGGCGGCGCCGGGCTCCATCTTCAAGGTCATCTCCACCTCCGCGGCCGTCAAGGCCGGCTACCCGTTCGACGGCCGCTACAACTGCTCCTCGGACTTCGAGGTGGGCGGCCAGGTCTTCAAGAACTACGAATCGGAGAGCTTCGGCGGCATCAACCTCGGACGCGCCCTGGAGGTCTCCTGCGACACCGTCTTCTACCGCCTCGCCTACAAGGAGTGGAAGAAGGACGGCGGGAACCTGCCCAAGAAGGGCGCGAAGGACTGGTTCTACAAGACCGCCCACCAGTTCGGCCTCGGCGAGAAGACCGGCATCGACATCCCCAACGAGGTCGAGGGCCGCGTCCCGGACCGACAGTGGAAGAAGGACTACTGGAAGGCCAACAAGGACGCCTGGTGCAAGCAGGCCGACAACGCCGGCGACGACCCCAGCTACGCCGAGAAGATCGCCAAGGAGAACTGCGTCTCCGGCATGAAGATGCGCGCCGGTGACAGCGTCAACTACTCCATCGGCCAGGGCGACACCCTGGTCACCCCCATCCAGATGGCCACGATCTACGCGGCGCTCGGCAACGGCGGCACCCTGCACGACCCCACCATCGGCAAAGCCGTCGTCAGCCCCGACGGCAAGTCCGTCAAGAAGATCGAGCCGCAGGCGCACGGCAAGCTGCCGGTGAGCGACAAGACCCTCGGCAAGATCGACAAGGGCCTGCAGGGCGTCGCCACCCACGGCACGGCGGCCTGGCGGTTCGGCGAGGCCGGCTGGCCGCAGAACAAGATCAAGATCCGGGCCAAGACCGGTACCGCCGAGGTCGCAGGCAAGCAGACCACCTCCTGGCTGGCCACCTACACCGACGACTTCACCGTCGTCATGACCATCTCCCAGGGCGGCACCGGCTCCGGCGCCTCCGGCCCCGCCGTCCGCGAGATCTACAACGCCATGTACGGCGTCGGCTCCGACGGCGGCATCGACAAGAAGAAGGCCCTGCTGCCCAAGCCGCAGACCAAGCTGCCGAAGATCGACAAGGACGGCGCCATCGTCGCCCAGCGCGACAAGCGGCCCGCCGACGACCCGTCGAAGAGCCCCTCCGCCTCGCCGTCCGGCCAGGGCCCCTCCACCGCACCGCCGGGCGAGACACCCGAGACCCGACGCGAGGGCGAGGCCGCACGCAACGAGGGCGAGCAGCAGCAGCGCCGCCGGGACGGCGCCCAGCAGGCCGGCGCCACCCGCGAGTCCGCCGGAGGTGGCCGCCCATGA
- a CDS encoding rod shape-determining protein, whose product MSFIGRDMAVDLGTANTLVYVRGRGIVLNEPSVVAINTNTGGILAVGAEAKKMIGRTPGNIVAVRPLKDGVIADFEITERMLRYFILKIHKRRYLARPRVVVCVPSGITGVERRAVIEASTQAGARQVHIIEEPMAAAIGSGLPVHEATGNMVVDIGGGTTEVAVISLGGIVTAQSIRVAGDELDNAIIQHIKKEYSLLLGERTAESIKITIGSAHDLDKDEHTEIRGRDLVSGLPKTVVISAAEVRRAIEEPVNAIVDAVKTTLDKCPPELSGDVMDRGIVLTGGGALLRGLDERLRRETGMPIHIAEDPLDSVALGSGKCVEEFEALQQVLDAQPRR is encoded by the coding sequence ATGTCGTTCATCGGCCGTGATATGGCTGTCGACCTCGGGACCGCCAACACGCTGGTGTACGTCAGGGGTCGCGGGATCGTCCTCAACGAGCCGTCCGTCGTCGCGATCAACACCAACACCGGCGGAATCCTCGCGGTCGGCGCCGAGGCGAAGAAGATGATCGGCCGCACCCCTGGCAACATCGTGGCCGTCAGGCCCCTGAAGGACGGCGTGATCGCCGACTTCGAGATCACCGAGCGGATGCTCCGCTACTTCATTCTGAAGATCCACAAGCGCCGCTATCTCGCCCGGCCCCGCGTGGTGGTGTGCGTTCCCTCCGGTATCACCGGAGTCGAGCGCCGCGCCGTCATCGAGGCGTCCACCCAGGCGGGTGCCCGCCAGGTGCACATCATCGAGGAGCCGATGGCCGCGGCGATCGGCTCCGGGCTGCCCGTCCACGAGGCGACCGGCAACATGGTGGTGGACATCGGCGGCGGCACCACCGAGGTCGCCGTGATCTCGCTCGGCGGCATCGTCACCGCGCAGTCCATCCGAGTGGCGGGTGACGAGCTGGACAACGCGATCATCCAGCACATCAAGAAGGAGTACAGTCTCCTCCTCGGCGAACGCACCGCCGAGAGCATCAAGATCACCATCGGCTCGGCGCACGACCTCGACAAGGACGAGCACACCGAGATCCGCGGCCGCGACCTGGTCAGCGGGCTCCCCAAGACTGTGGTGATCTCCGCGGCCGAGGTCCGCCGGGCCATCGAGGAGCCGGTCAACGCGATCGTCGACGCGGTCAAGACCACCCTCGACAAGTGCCCGCCGGAGCTGTCCGGCGACGTGATGGACCGCGGCATCGTGCTCACCGGGGGCGGCGCGCTGCTGCGCGGTCTGGACGAGCGGCTCCGCCGGGAGACGGGGATGCCGATCCACATCGCCGAGGACCCGCTGGACTCGGTCGCGCTCGGCTCCGGCAAGTGCGTCGAGGAGTTCGAGGCGCTCCAGCAGGTGCTCGACGCGCAGCCGCGCCGCTGA
- a CDS encoding DUF4233 domain-containing protein yields MRTLCASTLIGEFFVIGFAGLVAMQTSDLSAATVWTVSGIAMVLCLLLCGVLTRPGGVHLGWALQIALVAGGFVVPAMFFLGVCFAGLWWASVHFGRKVDEAKARFAAEAAPEGGAEPAG; encoded by the coding sequence ATGCGAACGCTGTGCGCGTCCACCCTGATCGGCGAGTTCTTCGTCATCGGTTTCGCCGGATTGGTCGCGATGCAGACGAGTGACCTTTCGGCGGCCACCGTCTGGACGGTCAGCGGAATCGCCATGGTGCTGTGCCTGCTGCTGTGCGGCGTTCTCACCCGTCCGGGTGGCGTCCACCTCGGCTGGGCGCTCCAGATCGCCCTGGTGGCCGGCGGGTTCGTGGTCCCCGCGATGTTCTTCCTGGGGGTCTGTTTCGCCGGACTCTGGTGGGCTTCGGTGCACTTCGGTCGGAAGGTCGACGAAGCGAAGGCACGCTTCGCGGCCGAGGCCGCGCCGGAGGGCGGGGCCGAGCCCGCGGGCTGA
- the mreD gene encoding rod shape-determining protein MreD: MLLSAALVVVALMLQVTVLARLQLPGAVPDLLLLVVLGLALVYGHTAGALVGFAAGLLADIAPPADHAVGRYALVLCLIGYAAGLTKPEGGQHRSATVPMLVVASAAIGSTLLYAGVGALVGDTVARPDGLGGMLLTATLYDLLLAPFVVPLIMSLARRGEKDPVGAEPGGGSADGGMRAYGWLTSGGSLDARLGGGVFGKSGSGSVFGKGGKGLKTGKRTSRNKAVNLGGRGRTGKIKGVKRL; the protein is encoded by the coding sequence ATGCTGCTCTCGGCCGCTCTCGTGGTCGTCGCCCTGATGCTGCAGGTCACCGTGCTGGCCAGACTCCAGCTTCCCGGCGCCGTGCCCGATCTGCTGCTGCTCGTCGTCCTGGGCCTCGCACTGGTCTACGGCCACACCGCCGGCGCCCTGGTGGGCTTCGCCGCCGGGCTGCTGGCAGACATCGCCCCACCCGCCGACCATGCCGTGGGCCGCTACGCGCTGGTGCTCTGCCTGATCGGCTACGCCGCCGGGCTGACCAAGCCGGAGGGCGGACAACACCGCTCGGCCACCGTGCCGATGCTCGTCGTCGCCTCCGCCGCCATCGGCTCCACCCTGCTGTACGCCGGGGTCGGCGCCCTGGTGGGGGACACCGTGGCCCGCCCCGACGGGCTCGGCGGAATGCTGCTCACCGCGACCCTCTACGACCTGCTGCTGGCGCCGTTCGTGGTCCCGCTGATCATGTCCCTGGCGCGGCGCGGCGAGAAGGACCCGGTCGGGGCCGAACCCGGCGGCGGCAGCGCGGACGGCGGGATGCGCGCCTACGGCTGGCTCACCTCCGGCGGGAGCCTGGACGCCCGGCTCGGCGGCGGCGTGTTCGGCAAGAGCGGCAGCGGCAGCGTCTTCGGCAAGGGCGGCAAGGGGCTCAAGACCGGCAAGCGGACCTCGCGCAACAAGGCCGTGAACCTCGGTGGCCGCGGCAGGACCGGGAAGATCAAGGGGGTCAAGCGGCTGTGA
- the rodA gene encoding rod shape-determining protein RodA, with the protein MTSRTFALGGYGPRRRSAWDRLTARDSVVWRMDWIILFSGAALAIIGSLLVYSATRNRTELNQGDPQYFLVRHVISLGIGVALMAGTVWLGHRRLRSAVPVLYGLTVLLALCVLTPLGATINGSRAWLNLGGGFTVQPAEFIKITVILGMAMLLAAKVDAGDQDHPDHRTVLHALGMAALPIAVILAMPDLGSVMVLVVIVLAVLLASGASNRWVIGLCLAGAGGAVLVWTLGLLDEYQINRFAAFANPALDPAGVGYNTNQARIAIGSGGLTGKGLFEGTQTTGQFVPEQQTDFVFTVAGEELGFVGGGLILVLLGVLIWRACRIARESTELYSTIVAAGVIAWFAFQAFENIGMTLGIMPVAGLPLPFVSYGGTSMFAVWIAVGLLQSIRTQRPIAA; encoded by the coding sequence ATGACCAGCCGGACGTTCGCACTCGGCGGCTACGGGCCGCGCCGCCGCTCCGCCTGGGACCGGCTGACCGCACGGGACTCCGTCGTATGGCGGATGGACTGGATCATCCTGTTCTCCGGTGCCGCCCTCGCGATCATCGGTTCGCTGCTGGTCTACTCCGCCACCCGCAACCGCACCGAGCTCAACCAGGGCGACCCGCAGTACTTCCTGGTCCGGCACGTCATCAGCCTGGGCATCGGCGTCGCGCTGATGGCCGGCACGGTCTGGCTCGGCCACCGCAGACTCCGCAGCGCCGTCCCCGTGCTCTACGGCCTCACCGTGCTGCTCGCGCTCTGCGTCCTGACCCCGCTCGGCGCCACCATCAACGGATCGCGCGCCTGGCTGAACCTCGGCGGCGGCTTCACCGTCCAGCCCGCCGAGTTCATCAAGATCACGGTGATCCTCGGAATGGCCATGCTGCTGGCCGCCAAGGTCGACGCGGGCGACCAGGACCACCCCGACCACCGCACCGTGCTGCACGCGCTCGGCATGGCGGCCCTGCCGATCGCGGTCATCCTGGCCATGCCGGACCTCGGCTCGGTGATGGTGCTCGTCGTCATCGTGCTCGCGGTCCTGCTCGCCTCCGGCGCCTCCAACCGCTGGGTCATCGGACTGTGCCTGGCCGGGGCCGGGGGAGCGGTGCTGGTGTGGACGCTCGGCCTGCTGGACGAGTACCAGATCAACCGGTTCGCGGCGTTCGCCAATCCGGCGCTCGACCCGGCGGGCGTGGGCTACAACACCAACCAGGCCCGCATCGCCATCGGCTCCGGCGGCCTCACCGGCAAGGGCCTCTTCGAGGGCACCCAGACCACCGGCCAGTTCGTCCCCGAGCAGCAGACGGACTTCGTCTTCACCGTCGCGGGCGAGGAACTGGGCTTCGTGGGCGGCGGGCTGATCCTCGTGCTGCTGGGCGTGCTCATCTGGCGCGCCTGCCGGATCGCCCGGGAGTCCACCGAGCTCTACAGCACCATCGTCGCCGCGGGCGTGATCGCCTGGTTCGCCTTCCAGGCGTTCGAGAACATCGGCATGACGCTCGGCATCATGCCGGTGGCCGGCCTGCCGCTGCCCTTCGTCTCCTACGGCGGCACCTCCATGTTCGCGGTCTGGATCGCGGTCGGACTGCTCCAGTCGATCCGAACCCAGCGCCCGATAGCGGCGTAG
- a CDS encoding folylpolyglutamate synthase/dihydrofolate synthase family protein, with translation MSDEPQPDEPRPHEPEPHESEPHEPRPSSFEEIVGEETDRDPDLAVIEAGSRTLRAQAGPPQSEPVPARPEDPEVDRALRAVEEELATRWGETKLDPSVQRIAALVDVLGEPQRSYPSIHITGTNGKTTTARMIEALLGTFELRTGRYSSPHVQSVTERISVDGAPLSAERFIETYEDVKPYVEMVDAQQDYRLSFFEVLTAMAYAAFADAPVDVAVVEVGMGGRWDATNVIDAGVAVITPISLDHTDRLGDTPERIAQEKSGIVKPDATVVLAQQPVEAASVVLKKAVEVDATVAREGMEFGVVSRQLAVGGQQLTLRGLGGEYPDIFLPLHGAHMAHNACVALAAVEAFFGIGQQQARTLDIDVVREAFAAVSSPGRLELVRNSPPVLLDAAHNPGGALATAEAVSEAFDFSRLVGVVAPSADKDVRGLLEAFEPIFAEIVVTRNSSHRSMDVDALAALAVEVFGDERVQVEPRLDAALEEAVTLAEEEGEYAGAGVLVTGSVITVGEARLLLGGGR, from the coding sequence GTGAGCGACGAGCCCCAGCCCGACGAGCCCCGGCCGCACGAACCCGAGCCCCACGAATCCGAGCCGCACGAGCCGCGGCCCTCCTCCTTCGAGGAGATCGTCGGGGAAGAGACCGACCGCGACCCCGATCTGGCGGTGATCGAGGCGGGCAGCCGCACCCTGCGGGCCCAGGCCGGTCCCCCGCAGTCGGAGCCGGTGCCCGCCCGGCCCGAGGACCCCGAGGTGGACCGGGCCCTGCGGGCGGTGGAGGAGGAGCTGGCCACCCGCTGGGGCGAGACCAAGCTGGACCCCTCGGTGCAGCGCATCGCCGCGCTGGTCGACGTGCTGGGCGAGCCGCAGCGCTCCTACCCCTCCATCCACATCACCGGAACCAACGGCAAGACCACCACGGCGCGCATGATCGAGGCGCTGCTGGGCACCTTCGAGCTGCGGACGGGGCGCTACAGCTCTCCGCACGTGCAGTCGGTCACCGAGCGCATCAGCGTCGACGGCGCGCCGCTCTCGGCCGAACGCTTCATCGAGACGTACGAGGACGTCAAGCCGTACGTCGAGATGGTGGACGCGCAGCAGGACTACCGGCTCTCCTTCTTCGAGGTCCTCACCGCGATGGCCTACGCCGCGTTCGCCGACGCGCCGGTGGACGTGGCCGTCGTCGAGGTCGGGATGGGCGGCAGGTGGGACGCGACCAACGTCATCGACGCGGGTGTCGCCGTCATCACCCCCATCTCCCTCGACCACACCGACCGGCTCGGCGACACGCCCGAGCGGATAGCTCAGGAGAAGTCCGGGATCGTCAAGCCCGACGCCACCGTGGTGCTGGCCCAGCAGCCGGTGGAGGCGGCCTCCGTCGTGCTGAAGAAGGCCGTGGAGGTGGACGCGACCGTCGCCCGCGAGGGCATGGAGTTCGGCGTGGTCTCCCGGCAGCTCGCCGTCGGCGGCCAGCAGCTCACACTGCGTGGCCTGGGCGGGGAGTACCCGGACATCTTCCTCCCGCTGCACGGCGCGCACATGGCGCACAACGCGTGTGTGGCGCTGGCCGCCGTGGAGGCGTTCTTCGGCATCGGCCAGCAGCAGGCCCGAACCCTCGACATCGACGTGGTCCGCGAGGCGTTCGCCGCGGTCTCCTCGCCCGGCCGCCTGGAACTGGTGCGCAACAGCCCTCCGGTGCTGCTGGACGCGGCGCACAATCCGGGCGGGGCCCTCGCCACGGCCGAGGCCGTCAGCGAGGCGTTCGACTTCAGCCGGCTCGTCGGCGTCGTGGCTCCCAGCGCGGACAAGGACGTGCGCGGCCTGCTGGAGGCGTTCGAGCCGATCTTCGCGGAGATCGTCGTCACCCGGAACTCAAGCCACCGCTCGATGGACGTGGACGCGCTCGCCGCGCTCGCGGTGGAGGTCTTCGGCGACGAGCGGGTCCAGGTGGAGCCGCGGCTGGACGCGGCGCTGGAGGAGGCGGTCACCCTCGCCGAGGAGGAGGGTGAGTACGCCGGGGCCGGGGTGCTGGTCACCGGCTCGGTCATCACGGTCGGCGAGGCCCGGCTGCTGCTGGGCGGGGGGCGCTAG